Proteins from a genomic interval of Quercus robur chromosome 9, dhQueRobu3.1, whole genome shotgun sequence:
- the LOC126700697 gene encoding rust resistance kinase Lr10-like, which translates to MYDAIEEFLQSQINLTPIRYSYSNIRKMSKGFKDKLGEGGYGSVYRGKLESGPLVAIKMLGNPKANGQEFINEVATIGRIHHMNVVQLIGFCVEGPKRALIYEFMPNGSLEKYIFSREGSIPLSIEKTYKISLRVAHGIEYLHQGCDMQILHFDIKPHNILLNENFIPKVSDFGLAKLYSTNDSIVSLTAARGTLGYIAPELFYKNIGGVSYKADVYSFGMLLLEMASRRKNVNASADHSSQIYFPTWVYGQFSEGNYIEIEDATEEEKKIVKKMIIVALWCIQMKPSDRPSMNKVVEMLEGEVECLQMPSKPFLSSSPARPTGDVGDNLNSTSSSFQSGESNQSAIL; encoded by the coding sequence ATGTATGATGCTATTGAAGAATTTCTGCAAAGCCAAATTAACCTCACGCCAATTAGGTACTCTTACTCAAATATTAGAAAGATGTCCAAAGGTTTCAAGGACAAATTAGGTGAAGGAGGCTATGGCTCTGTATATAGAGGAAAGCTTGAAAGTGGCCCTCTAGTAGCTATAAAGATGTTGGGTAATCCCAAAGCTAATGGGCAAGAATTTATCAATGAAGTTGCAACAATTGGAAGGATTCACCACATGAATGTGGTGCAACTCATTGGTTTTTGTGTTGAGGGACCAAAACGTGCCCTTATATATGAATTCATGCCTAATGGTTCTCttgaaaaatacattttttctcGAGAAGGAAGTATTCCCTTAAGTattgaaaaaacatataagaTTTCTCTTAGAGTGGCTCATGGGATTGAATATCTACATCAAGGATGTGACATGCAAATTCTGCATTTTGATATTAAGCCTCATAACATTCTTCTCAATGAGAACTTCATTCCCAAagtttctgattttgggcttgCAAAACTTTATTCAACGAATGATAGCATAGTGTCGTTGACTGCTGCAAGAGGAACATTAGGATATATAGCTCCAGAGTTGTTCTATAAAAACATTGGAGGGGTCTCCTATAAAgctgatgtttatagttttggcATGTTATTGTTGGAAATGGCAAGCAGAAGAAAGAACGTGAATGCATCCGCAGACCATTCAAGCCAAATTTACTTCCCAACTTGGGTCTATGGCCAATTTAGCGAAGGAAATTACATAGAAATAGAAGATGCCACagaggaggagaagaaaattgTTAAGAAGATGATCATAGTTGCATTATGGTGCATACAAATGAAGCCTAGTGACCGTCCTTCAATGAACAAGGTTGTAGAAATGCTTGAAGGAGAAGTTGAATGCTTACAAATGCCTTCCAAGCCTTTCCTATCATCATCACCAGCGAGACCAACAGGGGATGTAGGAGACAATTTAAATTCAACTAGTTCATCATTTCAATCAGGTGAATCAAATCAATCGGCTATACTTTAA
- the LOC126700696 gene encoding uncharacterized protein LOC126700696, with translation MVRGLGFTAGLTVLIALVLLAPPTYCSNPPCAHSSSCGNIPNISFPFRLTSDPQNCGDSKYELSCDANNRTVLYLFEGRYKYYVQEISYSNYTIRIVDSSIHKDNYFSTPSNSLHRHNFNFDDPYSTYQLKQTVSGWYHELSRSLVWMSCEKPVNSPLYLDTSTCNYNDNSSSISDSKRYRYVAVGITRISEVEDSCQVEKMFLTSWPINNITCTDVHNELVNGFELSWFNRGGNCESYCGRNDTYCYLDEANHLQCERFDGIIADGLLGRIRYTLQGEIFGIQFGTMQNGGIKLKIQIIYSQPQMEE, from the exons ATGGTAAGAGGATTAGGCTTCACTGCAGGACTCACGGTCCTTATTGCTCTTGTTCTGTTAGCCCCTCCAACTTATTGCAGTAATCCTCCCTGTGCCCATTCTTCTTCCTGTGGCAATATCCCCAACATAAGCTTTCCGTTTCGATTGACCAGCGACCCACAAAACTGCGGGGACTCAAAGTATGAACTGTCGTGTGATGCGAACAATCGTACGGTGCTGTACTTATTTGAAGGAAGATACAAATACTACGTGCAGGAAATCAGTTACAGTAACTACACAATCCGGATCGTGGACTCGAGTATACACAAGGACAATTACTTCTCCACTCCGAGTAATTCTTTACATCGACACAATTTCAATTTTGACGATCCATATTCTACGTATCAGCTAAAGCAGACGGTATCGGGGTGGTATCACGAACTATCACGGAGTTTGGTTTGGATGAGCTGTGAAAAACCAGTGAATTCTCCATTGTATTTGGACACTTCTACTTGCAATTATAATGACAACTCTTCTTCTATATCTGATTCCAAGAGGTATAGATATGTTGCAGTTGGTATAACCAGGATATCGGAAGTGGAGGACTCATGCCAAGTAGAGAAGATGTTTCTGACTTCGTGGCCAATAAATAATATCACCTGTACAGACGTCCACAATGAATTAGTAAATGGTTTTGAGCTTTCATGGTTCAATCGTGGAGGTAATTGTGAAAGTTATTGCGGAAGAAACGACACTTATTGCTACCTCGATGAGGCGAACCATCTTCAATGCGAAAGATTCGACGGCATAATCGCTGATG GATTGCTTGGCCGTATCCGATATACACTCCAAGGTGag ATTTTTGGTATTCAATTTGGGACAATGCAGAATGGtggtataaaattaaaaatacaaatcatTTATTCACAGCCACAG ATGGAGGAATAA